The DNA window GCAAATACAGAAATATATCCGGATTACCCTGACCATTTTGACCTGATAGTGTATGGCGATACAATAGAGCATCTTTATACGGCACCGGAATTAAGTCTTCTGATGCTCTCCTGTATGCTTAAACCGGGAGGCATCATAATTGTAACAACTCCAAATGCTGTTTCGCTCAGGAACAGGATTACAATGCTTTCCGGGGGCAATCCATTTGAAAGGATAAGATACTACAAAGGCAACCCGGGGCATTACAGGGAATATACAAAAAGGGAACTAAAGGAAATTGGAGTTGCTGCCAGCCTTGAAGTAAGGGATTGTTATCCGGTTAATTTTTATAATTCCGGCAGCTTTAAAAGGCTTATTGCTGCCCCTCTTACTGCCCTGCCACAGCTAAGGGACAGCCTTGTTGCTGTTTTCGAAAAAACCGGGCCCTGACTCATATACGATTATCTCTTGAAGAAGTAACCCAGTCCAAATTTTGCCGACATACCGTGGTCATACCTTTTGTAGGAGACAGGGCCGGAGGATTCAACCTGGTAGTTATCCGCAGAGCCCATTATGAGGCCATAACCCAGGCTGGCATTAACAAAGAGATTGTTATGTATCCTGACCATAGCGCCGGCTCCGGCATATTGCTCAAATGTGGGAACTTTTCTGCCCTGAAAAGCCTCCTGATGCATTGCAACCGGAATCGAGCCGGGATCACTGATCAAAAGGTGTTCACGGAAGATCAGATTGAGCTGGAGATAAAACCTGAAATTCTGATTTTGGCCGTAACTTTTGTATACCGGCGACAGGTATTGCCTGTAAATCACCTCTCCTCCTGAGATCCGGCCTGATCCGAGCTGCATTATCAGTCCCCCTTCTAGGTGTTTTCTGTCCTTTTCTATGCTTGCGTTAAAGCTTAAGCTCTGGTCATAGCCGCTGCCGGAGGTAAAGTGATACATGGATAAACCGATGATCTTGTATTCCGAACAATTGTAGAACTGACCGGCCTTCAATGAAGGCAGCAGTAAACAGGCGATTATGATTGACAATATTGAAGTTCTCATGTCAGTAGGATTGGTTTCTATCAATTTTTACGTTGATATGAGGTAACAGTTGTCGTTTTGATGGTGATATGACACCGTGAGGACAGGTGATGCAGATCACCGGTCATTAATATGGGTTGCTGCAGCAAGAATACGGTATGCCGCCCGCTTCATCTTGTATGACCAGGAACCTTAGGGTAGTCGTACAGAATTATGGCAACAAGAACATTGTAAGCCTGATATAATTATGAGCAAGTACACAACCCCGGGGCAGAGTCCCGAAGTATCACTTGGTACTTGCTCTTGCCGGCCCGGATGGCAGGGGGAATGAACCGCTTTAAGAATAAAAAGGAACCTGCAAAATAAGCCTGCAAGTTCCTGTTTTTCAGAGCGGGAAACGGGGATCGAACCCGCGACCCTCAGCTTGGGAAGCTGATGCTCTACCACTGAGCTACTCCCGCATTCTGCACCAAAATTAATTCTTTATTGCAAATAACCAAATGACGCCACGGACTCGGGCCTCACTATGGATTCAAATAGAAGGGCCTGTTAAGTGGTCTTGCCGGATGAAAAGCTGAGCCGCTCCCCGGACCCGGACCCGCGTTATGTTGTTTAAGAAACTGCTGGTCTGGCCGGCTGAGCCAAAGAGGCGTTGTAACATTGTTCAATATGATAAAAATACAGATGAAAGTTTTTAAATTTAAACAAATAACCTAATATTGATGTATATTTTATTTAAAGGTTGATTTTGTATAATGATCTATCTTATAGCTACATATAAAGTAACGGATTTCAAGAAATGGTATAAGGCGTTCGGTGAGAATGAGCCAAAACGCATCCAGGCCGGGTTGCGGGTCGAAAATATCTTCAGGGAGTTTGATAACTCAAACCGCATTATGGTGCTGATGAGCATAGAATCAATTGATGCAGCCAATGAATATGTTGAATCGGTTACCTCCCCCGAAGACATTGAAAAAATGGGGATCATCTCACCCATTGACATAAAATTCTGGGATGTATTTTATTAGTATGCGGTGATCCCTGCTGACCTTCCTCCTGCAGGAATAAAATCCCAGTAACTACTTATTTTGCTGGCCTTCATAGGAATATAATTTATGTTGTTGTTATTCTTCTGAGGTTTGAACAATTCGGTTTTTTCTTTGTTATTTTATTAACAATGGTGTAACTATTGTTCAGACCAGATCTGCTGGTGGTAGAATATGTTTAACCTAATAATCACAAAAAGACAGTTATGGAACAAGAACAGGAAACAGTAAATGTAATGCCGAGAATTGGCGATTTTGCGCCGGATTTCAATTCGATGACAACAGTTGGGCCCCTTAAATTCTCTGAGTACAACAAAGGAAGCTGGGTGATACTCTTTTCACACCCTGCAGATTTCACACCGGTATGCACCACAGAGATGTCGGCGTTTGCCCTGCGGGAAGATGAATTTAAAGCCATGAACACCAAGCTTATGGGGCTGAGCATTGACAGCATTCACTCACATATCGCATGGGTGAACAATGTTAAGGAGAAGTTGGGTATACTAATGAAATTTCCCATAATTGCCGATATTGACATGAAGGTGTCAAAGCTTTATGGCATGCTTCAACCAGGAGAGAGTGAGACTGCGGCTGTTCGCGCCGTATTTATAATTGATCCAGAGGGTATTGTGCGTTTAATAATGTATTACCCACTAAATATCGGCCGCAGCATGGATGAGATAATACGAGCCCTTAAGGCCCTGCAGACTGCTCATAAGCATAAGGTGGCACTTCCTATTGATTGGCAGCCGGGTGACAAGGCAATAGTCCCTCCTCCAAAAACTGTTGATGACATGGAAGAGAGGATGAAAAGTAACTACGAAATGGTTGATTTCTACCTGGCCAAAAAGGATTTGAAATGACCATGCCGCAGCCTGAAGCATTTTAATGATTCAGGTAAGGCTTATTTACCGGTTACGGTGTTTTTACAAAAAGAGGTGCAAGGCGCACCTCTTTTTTTGATGGTAAACAACAAAATGCCGGGTTGTCTGTTTTAATAGCGATTATTTATTCTGGTTGAATGTTTCCCGTACTGGTTTTTGCACTTTTTGTACTTCTCGTTGATCTCTATGCCTATAAGGGTCTCAAGGTAGTTTTCGACATGCCCTCATCCGGTTTGGTGAAAACAGTGTTCCGGGTGCTTTACTGGCTAGTGCCGGTAATTCTGTTTCTGGCTGTGATCCATGCAGTTTACAGTCGACCGGCCGACCCATCTCCTGCCGTTTTCAACAGGTACTACTACATCGTGGCCTATACCCTACTGTTTTATATTCCGAAGCTGGTGTTTACCGCTTTCCATCTCCTGGAAGATTTGATATTGCTGCTTGAGAAGATCGCAGGCCTGGTTAAATTATACTTCAAAGAAGGGAAATTCCCTTCCGGGGAAGTAAACGCGCCACGAAGGAAATTCCTGAGCCGTGCGGGTATCATAATTGCCATCCTGCCGTTCCTGGCCATTATTTACGGTGTGGCTGTCGGCCGCTTTGACTTCCGCGTAAGCGAGACAGAGATACGTTCGCCGGGCATTCCGGTCTCCTTTGACGGGTACCGTATTGTCCATATTTCAGATCTGCATATCGGCAGTTTCCATGGATATCCGAACCGGGTCAGGCAGGCGGTTGAGATCATCAACAGGCAGCAGGCCGATGTGATAGTGTTCACCGGCGACCTGGTCAACAACTTTACCGCCGAACTTGAGGGGTTTACCGGCATTCTCGGCCAATTAAACGCCCCCCATGGTGTTTACAGCGTTCTTGGGAACCATGATTACGGCGACTATTTTCAGTGGGAGTCGGAGGCTCAAAAGAAAGCCAATATGAAGGATATGTTCGCCGCACAGGAGAAGATGGGCTGGAGGCTGCTTATGAATGAATGGGAACCATTGGTGATCAACAACGATACCATTGTGCTGGCTGGGGTAGAAAACTGGGGTGAGCCGCCTTTTCCCCGGTACGGAGACCTAGAAGAGGCTCTTGATGGTACCTGCGGTTATCCTTTCGTAATACTCCTTTCGCATGATCCGACACACTGGGATGCCAGGGTGCTTGGAAAAAGCAATGTTGATCTTACTTTGTCGGGCCACACTCATGGAATGCAGGTGGGCATTGAAACTGCTGTTTTTCGCTGGAGTCCCAGCAGGATGAGGTATCCCCGATGGGGCGGCCT is part of the Marinilabiliales bacterium genome and encodes:
- a CDS encoding peroxiredoxin, which translates into the protein MPRIGDFAPDFNSMTTVGPLKFSEYNKGSWVILFSHPADFTPVCTTEMSAFALREDEFKAMNTKLMGLSIDSIHSHIAWVNNVKEKLGILMKFPIIADIDMKVSKLYGMLQPGESETAAVRAVFIIDPEGIVRLIMYYPLNIGRSMDEIIRALKALQTAHKHKVALPIDWQPGDKAIVPPPKTVDDMEERMKSNYEMVDFYLAKKDLK
- a CDS encoding metallophosphoesterase, which gives rise to MFPVLVFALFVLLVDLYAYKGLKVVFDMPSSGLVKTVFRVLYWLVPVILFLAVIHAVYSRPADPSPAVFNRYYYIVAYTLLFYIPKLVFTAFHLLEDLILLLEKIAGLVKLYFKEGKFPSGEVNAPRRKFLSRAGIIIAILPFLAIIYGVAVGRFDFRVSETEIRSPGIPVSFDGYRIVHISDLHIGSFHGYPNRVRQAVEIINRQQADVIVFTGDLVNNFTAELEGFTGILGQLNAPHGVYSVLGNHDYGDYFQWESEAQKKANMKDMFAAQEKMGWRLLMNEWEPLVINNDTIVLAGVENWGEPPFPRYGDLEEALDGTCGYPFVILLSHDPTHWDARVLGKSNVDLTLSGHTHGMQVGIETAVFRWSPSRMRYPRWGGLYVENGQFLYVNRGLGYVAFPGRIGMPPEITVIELKSGI